A stretch of the Desulfuromonadaceae bacterium genome encodes the following:
- a CDS encoding TIGR04190 family B12-binding domain/radical SAM domain protein — MAQIDLLLLHPPSVYDFRQKSIMYGPISDLIPSSPVFEMYPLGFLTMTSYLEARGFKVRIVNLALRMMNDLDFDVRTFLSRLKPHAIGIDLHWLPHAHGSIEIAKLARECHPDVPIIFGGLSSSYFHEELIQYPAVDYVLRGDAIEAQLYALLTKLRAGETPTGVPNLTWKVAGKVQVNPLSTTPHPPEPVDLNPVQMIRMVLRYRDLQSVLPFNGWWQNPITAVFTVKGCAHECLTCGGSQQANRRINARHEPTFRSPENLVKNIVDIARISKGPIFLVGDLYQAGEDYALETLTRLGKVTINNEIIFEFFAMPALSCLQAIDQNVANWSLELSPESHCEALRKVQNEKFFYTNAEMERVIAAALKLRCHRLDVFFMIGLPEQTQRSVMETIDYCEQLFAASDPRLSCFISPMGPFADPGSQCFENPEKFGYTLFARTLEEHRALLVQPSWRSILNYETTAMSRDELVDVTYTAAAALNALKLRYGRINKGRGQAVAARIRQAAELETRLRHCSDSGMALDPHELELLRGEIHDFSVSTVCDKRELFWRRHVNNFKWLGILRALLFRG, encoded by the coding sequence ATGGCACAAATCGACCTGCTCCTGCTTCATCCGCCCAGCGTCTATGATTTCAGGCAAAAGTCGATCATGTATGGTCCGATCAGTGATCTGATCCCCTCCTCTCCGGTCTTTGAGATGTACCCCCTCGGGTTCCTCACCATGACCAGTTACCTTGAAGCGCGCGGCTTCAAGGTGCGTATTGTCAATCTGGCCTTGCGCATGATGAATGATCTTGATTTCGATGTGCGCACCTTTCTTTCCCGGCTCAAACCGCACGCCATCGGCATCGACCTGCATTGGCTCCCTCACGCTCACGGCTCGATTGAAATCGCAAAATTGGCCAGGGAGTGCCACCCCGATGTGCCGATTATTTTCGGCGGACTTTCGTCAAGCTATTTTCACGAAGAACTCATTCAGTATCCGGCGGTCGATTACGTTTTGCGTGGTGATGCGATCGAAGCGCAGCTCTATGCTTTACTGACGAAGCTCAGGGCAGGAGAAACACCGACCGGGGTGCCGAATCTGACCTGGAAGGTCGCTGGCAAGGTACAGGTCAATCCGTTAAGCACCACTCCCCACCCCCCCGAACCGGTCGATCTCAATCCGGTGCAGATGATCAGGATGGTGTTGCGTTATCGTGACCTGCAAAGTGTTCTCCCTTTTAACGGCTGGTGGCAGAACCCGATCACAGCGGTCTTTACCGTCAAGGGGTGCGCCCACGAGTGCCTTACCTGCGGGGGTTCCCAGCAAGCCAACCGACGCATCAACGCCCGCCACGAACCGACCTTTCGCAGTCCTGAAAATCTGGTGAAAAATATTGTCGATATCGCGCGCATCTCGAAGGGCCCGATTTTTCTCGTCGGCGATCTGTATCAGGCGGGAGAGGATTATGCGCTGGAGACTTTGACGCGGCTGGGGAAAGTAACGATCAACAATGAGATTATCTTCGAGTTTTTTGCCATGCCAGCGCTCAGCTGTCTTCAGGCGATTGACCAAAACGTTGCCAACTGGAGTCTGGAGCTGTCCCCGGAGAGTCATTGCGAGGCGCTTCGCAAGGTGCAGAACGAGAAATTCTTTTATACCAATGCCGAGATGGAAAGGGTGATCGCCGCAGCACTGAAATTGCGCTGTCATCGCCTCGATGTGTTCTTTATGATCGGTCTTCCCGAACAGACACAGCGCTCAGTGATGGAAACCATCGACTATTGTGAACAGCTCTTTGCCGCTTCCGATCCACGTCTGTCCTGTTTTATCTCGCCGATGGGTCCCTTTGCCGATCCCGGCAGTCAATGCTTTGAAAATCCCGAAAAATTCGGTTACACGCTCTTTGCCCGGACTCTCGAAGAGCATCGCGCATTGCTGGTGCAGCCGTCCTGGCGGAGCATTCTCAATTATGAGACAACCGCCATGTCACGTGATGAACTGGTTGATGTCACCTACACCGCTGCTGCTGCCCTCAATGCACTGAAATTGCGTTACGGGCGCATCAACAAGGGGCGTGGACAGGCGGTCGCTGCGCGTATTCGTCAAGCTGCAGAGCTTGAAACCCGGCTGCGCCACTGTAGCGACAGTGGCATGGCCCTTGATCCACATGAACTTGAACTGCTGCGTGGCGAAATTCATGATTTCAGCGTGTCGACGGTGTGTGACAAGCGCGAGCTGTTCTGGCGGCGACATGTAAACAATTTTAAATGGCTGGGGATTCTGCGTGCGCTGTTATTTCGCGGTTAA